Proteins co-encoded in one Candidatus Blochmannia sp. SNP genomic window:
- the lptD gene encoding LPS assembly protein LptD: protein MHQNSLIDRIRFFKKNFFSLIFFIFYTQFYFLACASDCIHIPMISNSFYVDQPIYVQSDELDIYYPKKIQFSGHVSIKQDNHILMSDKLIISHNKKNELLYNALYAYGHVKYNSNYIMLTGTHAWMNFYNKNIDIHKATYYLLEPHIYGVANSIMQRGKNRYTIIKQGKCTSCILNDNYWNITGSEMIYDHHKRNIDIWNACLKIKKIPIFYTPYLSLPLRQNNILGYYIPSVKYSNKQGLGFKIPCPIINFSKHYSGSIAPCYTSNLGAKLETEIRYSIKPGTGLLILDIIENQKIHNKKFDNNYFSSNWQLYWKHNGIMNKKWHFYSDYTLTTADFNNYIDNTNVPVYIYSNNDYMNQKILCNYSDKNWNTSFVYFGITNIKTTTIQSYYNYNATPQLELNTYYNNIKKQPFNFKLFSQLTQFIPVNYNFPKTIRIHTEPTLSWPINNCWGSFNTEAKLRMTHYRQKNINYYNKTQRMDYFLQNTVNRLIPQFKINGKMILKKKTYVSKKYKSFLEPQFQYLYIPYRFQDNIGIYDTNMIHIDHKNLFHDSICSGLDRILPANQITGDITIRCFKKKNEFFCASIGQILNFTQFNTKYPKITKYRYHIPNIKLFSGTSRWNINNYWNTSTEIQYDFLHHTLSFGTIILEYTGKNNQVLQTHYRYVNEKYLEKILPKINESTYYKTIAQLGILTCYPLFNNWKISCSHYHNIKTNQFIDQTIGIQYHTPCWGINISYERKIIDWINQSNHHTYDSKIRLDIKLYNSTSDFKQHLHKMLNISILPYQHIS from the coding sequence ATGCATCAAAATAGTTTGATCGATAGAATTAGGTTTTTTAAAAAAAATTTCTTTAGTTTAATTTTTTTTATATTCTATACTCAATTTTATTTTTTAGCCTGTGCGTCTGATTGTATACACATTCCTATGATCAGCAATTCTTTTTATGTTGATCAGCCTATCTATGTGCAATCTGACGAATTAGATATCTATTATCCTAAAAAAATTCAATTTTCTGGACATGTTAGTATTAAACAAGATAACCATATTTTAATGTCTGATAAATTAATAATATCACACAATAAAAAAAATGAATTATTATATAATGCTTTATATGCTTATGGTCATGTAAAGTATAATAGTAATTACATTATGCTAACAGGAACTCATGCTTGGATGAATTTTTATAATAAAAACATAGACATTCATAAAGCCACATATTATTTATTAGAACCGCATATTTATGGTGTGGCAAATTCTATTATGCAACGAGGTAAAAATCGTTATACTATCATTAAACAAGGAAAGTGTACTTCTTGTATTCTAAATGATAATTATTGGAATATTACAGGATCAGAAATGATATATGATCATCATAAACGTAATATAGATATTTGGAATGCATGCCTTAAAATAAAAAAAATACCAATATTTTATACCCCTTATTTATCATTACCTTTACGACAAAATAATATTTTAGGATACTATATACCTAGTGTTAAATACAGTAATAAACAAGGGTTAGGATTTAAAATACCTTGTCCTATTATTAATTTTTCAAAACATTATTCAGGAAGTATTGCTCCATGTTACACATCTAACTTAGGAGCAAAATTAGAAACAGAAATACGTTATTCAATTAAACCAGGAACTGGATTATTAATTTTAGATATCATAGAAAATCAGAAAATACATAATAAAAAATTTGATAATAATTATTTCAGTAGTAATTGGCAACTATATTGGAAACACAATGGTATCATGAATAAAAAATGGCATTTTTATTCTGATTATACTTTAACTACTGCAGATTTTAATAATTATATTGATAATACTAATGTACCAGTATATATATATTCTAATAACGACTATATGAATCAAAAAATTTTATGTAATTACAGCGATAAAAATTGGAATACTAGTTTTGTTTACTTTGGTATTACAAATATTAAAACAACGACGATCCAAAGTTATTATAACTATAATGCAACTCCTCAATTAGAATTAAATACCTATTATAATAATATCAAAAAACAACCGTTTAATTTTAAATTATTTAGTCAATTAACTCAATTTATACCTGTAAATTATAATTTTCCAAAAACAATCAGAATACATACAGAACCAACTTTAAGTTGGCCAATAAATAATTGCTGGGGCAGTTTTAATACTGAAGCAAAATTGAGAATGACACATTACCGACAAAAAAATATTAATTACTATAACAAAACACAGCGCATGGATTATTTTTTGCAAAATACAGTCAATCGCCTTATTCCACAATTTAAAATCAATGGAAAAATGATTCTTAAAAAAAAAACATATGTTTCTAAAAAATATAAAAGTTTCTTAGAGCCACAATTTCAATATTTATATATACCGTATCGTTTTCAAGACAACATTGGTATATATGATACTAATATGATTCATATAGATCACAAAAATTTATTTCATGATTCTATCTGCAGTGGGTTGGATCGTATTTTACCTGCTAATCAAATTACAGGAGATATCACGATACGGTGTTTTAAGAAAAAAAATGAATTTTTTTGCGCGTCTATAGGACAAATCTTGAATTTTACACAATTTAATACTAAATATCCAAAAATAACTAAATATAGATATCATATTCCCAATATCAAGTTATTTTCAGGAACAAGTCGTTGGAATATTAATAATTATTGGAATACAAGCACTGAAATACAGTATGATTTTCTGCACCATACCTTATCTTTTGGAACTATAATATTGGAGTACACAGGAAAAAATAATCAAGTGCTACAAACACATTATCGATATGTCAACGAAAAATATCTTGAAAAAATATTACCAAAAATTAACGAATCAACTTACTATAAAACGATTGCTCAATTAGGTATTCTCACTTGCTATCCATTATTTAATAATTGGAAAATAAGTTGCTCACATTACCATAATATAAAAACTAATCAATTTATTGATCAAACAATAGGAATACAATATCATACCCCATGTTGGGGAATTAATATATCTTATGAACGAAAAATTATTGATTGGATCAATCAATCGAATCATCATACATATGATAGTAAAATACGATTAGATATTAAATTGTACAATTCTACATCAGATTTTAAACAACATCTACATAAGATGTTAAATATTAGTATTTTACCGTATCAACATATCTCCTAA
- a CDS encoding SurA N-terminal domain-containing protein, which yields MKFWKTLILIFIINTNIVFGEMKTTDKIVALVNHHIILDSDVRNSMYMIQERISNIDNNELQYVIYYQQILDQLITDKLIFQVATQQEITNNYTQLNQAIYRIANLYDMTLNQFRTYLYNIGLNYEKYCTQQYQDMLKISICNRIIYHRANILTNEINKVVSQSKIIDFNKQFKLRHITFSLPIQPTQNQINTIECFARLLIKEKEFNKNSNIKKLIRLYSTKDMLQIIKVQETEWISWQDIPIIFDQYLQTIEKGDIIGPILSHDGIHLVEVKDIRYKQLMFPVTKIKAKIFGVKDSCKNINVVKQLLQIKELVEKNNTTFDIITKEKLKNICFDNYEEDIIYKDLDDFEPSIRKALITLKNNDISMPMHIYNGWYLIQLIDFSVLDYTAIIHERAYLHLLSKKFNEIMKYWIQELRSASYIKILN from the coding sequence ATGAAATTTTGGAAAACATTAATTTTAATATTTATAATAAATACAAACATTGTTTTTGGAGAAATGAAAACAACAGACAAAATTGTAGCTTTAGTAAATCATCATATTATATTAGATAGCGATGTTCGAAACAGTATGTATATGATTCAAGAACGCATTTCTAACATTGATAACAATGAATTACAATATGTAATATATTATCAGCAAATACTAGACCAATTAATTACAGATAAACTCATTTTTCAGGTCGCTACTCAGCAAGAGATTACAAATAATTATACTCAGCTCAATCAGGCGATTTATCGTATTGCAAATCTATACGATATGACACTAAACCAGTTTCGTACATACTTATATAATATTGGTCTAAATTATGAAAAATATTGTACACAACAATATCAAGATATGCTTAAAATCAGTATATGTAATCGTATTATTTATCATCGTGCTAATATACTTACTAATGAAATAAATAAAGTTGTTAGTCAATCAAAAATAATTGATTTTAATAAACAATTTAAGTTAAGACATATCACATTTTCATTACCAATACAACCAACTCAAAACCAAATAAACACAATAGAATGTTTTGCAAGATTGTTAATTAAAGAAAAAGAATTTAATAAAAATAGTAATATTAAAAAATTAATACGTCTTTATTCCACTAAAGATATGCTGCAAATAATTAAAGTACAAGAAACAGAATGGATTTCATGGCAGGATATACCAATTATTTTTGATCAATATTTACAAACAATAGAAAAAGGCGATATTATTGGTCCTATTTTATCTCATGATGGAATACATCTTGTAGAAGTAAAAGATATACGTTATAAACAACTGATGTTTCCTGTTACTAAAATTAAAGCAAAAATATTTGGTGTGAAAGATTCATGTAAAAATATAAACGTAGTAAAACAACTGTTGCAGATTAAAGAACTTGTTGAAAAAAACAATACTACGTTTGATATAATTACTAAAGAAAAACTAAAAAATATATGTTTTGATAATTATGAAGAAGATATAATATATAAGGATTTAGATGACTTTGAACCATCCATACGAAAAGCTTTAATTACTCTAAAAAATAATGACATTAGTATGCCAATGCATATTTATAATGGATGGTACTTAATTCAGTTAATAGATTTTTCCGTATTAGATTATACTGCAATAATACATGAACGTGCTTATTTACATTTATTAAGTAAAAAATTTAATGAAATTATGAAATATTGGATACAAGAATTACGATCTGCATCATATATTAAGATCCTTAATTAA
- the pdxA gene encoding 4-hydroxythreonine-4-phosphate dehydrogenase PdxA: MIKTNKKFQRIVITTGEPAGIGPDVIIMSAQKKWPVELVVCADPRLLLDRASQINLPLKLRSYHDKKTASPCIPGELSILEILLPKKSVPGQLDVDNNDYVINTLKRASQGCLNKEFSALITGPVHKAILNKGNIAFRGHTEFLSHMNKCNKTVMMLSNSKLKLRVALVTTHIPISSVPKVITQKSLCDTISILAKGLNQYFGILCPRIYVCGLNPHAGESGYIGKEEIETIIPALNILKKNTNYEIIGPLSADTIFQSKYIQHADVILAMYHDQGLPILKYSGFGQSVNITFGLPFIRTSVDHGTALELSGTGLALPNSMMMAITVAISMANKLHEKNLLL, translated from the coding sequence ATGATTAAAACAAATAAAAAATTTCAACGAATTGTTATTACTACAGGAGAACCCGCTGGGATCGGTCCTGATGTAATAATTATGAGCGCACAAAAAAAATGGCCTGTAGAATTAGTTGTATGCGCAGATCCTCGTTTGCTGTTAGATAGAGCAAGTCAAATAAATTTGCCTTTAAAATTACGTTCTTATCATGATAAAAAAACTGCGTCTCCTTGTATACCCGGAGAGTTATCTATATTAGAAATATTACTTCCAAAAAAATCTGTACCTGGTCAATTAGATGTTGATAATAACGATTATGTTATTAATACTTTAAAAAGAGCATCGCAAGGATGTTTAAATAAAGAATTTTCAGCATTAATTACTGGACCCGTGCATAAAGCTATCCTTAATAAAGGAAATATAGCATTTCGTGGACATACTGAATTTTTATCTCACATGAACAAATGCAATAAAACTGTCATGATGTTAAGTAATAGCAAGCTTAAGCTACGTGTTGCATTGGTCACTACTCATATACCTATATCATCTGTTCCAAAAGTAATTACTCAAAAATCTCTTTGTGATACTATTTCTATTCTTGCTAAAGGGTTAAACCAATACTTTGGTATTCTATGTCCTAGGATTTATGTATGTGGTTTAAATCCTCATGCTGGAGAATCTGGGTATATAGGAAAAGAAGAAATTGAAACTATTATACCTGCTCTAAATATTTTAAAAAAAAATACCAATTATGAAATAATAGGACCTTTGTCAGCTGACACAATATTTCAATCAAAATACATACAACATGCAGACGTAATATTAGCTATGTATCATGATCAAGGATTACCTATATTGAAGTATTCTGGGTTTGGTCAATCAGTAAATATTACCTTTGGATTACCTTTTATTAGAACTTCTGTGGATCATGGAACTGCTCTCGAATTATCTGGCACAGGGTTAGCGTTACCTAATAGTATGATGATGGCTATCACAGTTGCAATTAGTATGGCAAATAAACTTCATGAAAAAAATTTACTATTATAA
- the rsmA gene encoding 16S rRNA (adenine(1518)-N(6)/adenine(1519)-N(6))-dimethyltransferase RsmA yields MKKIYYYKNHFIQKKWGQIFLSDQNIINAIIKSINPKKYQKIVEIGPGLGALTKQILNAIDIDFLILIERDSNLVNRLIQTFNKKIKIFNQDAMTINYFDLSNQVGQKLRLIGNLPYNIATELIIYLFRYVNVIDDMHFMFQKEVGRRICAGPNNKEYGRLSIITQYHYKIIPLFKIPATSFVPIPKVESLMMRFIPHTNAPYPIIDVKKLSLLTKLAFRQRRKTLRNSLSTFFNQTEIIQQGINPTLRAENITINQYCALTAILNNK; encoded by the coding sequence ATGAAAAAAATTTACTATTATAAAAATCATTTTATACAAAAAAAATGGGGTCAAATCTTCCTTAGCGATCAAAACATTATTAATGCTATTATTAAATCTATTAATCCTAAAAAATATCAAAAAATAGTAGAAATTGGACCTGGATTAGGCGCATTAACCAAACAAATTTTAAACGCTATAGATATTGATTTCTTGATATTAATAGAACGCGATTCTAATTTAGTTAATCGATTAATTCAAACATTTAATAAAAAAATTAAAATTTTTAATCAAGATGCAATGACAATAAATTATTTTGATTTATCCAACCAAGTCGGACAAAAACTACGGTTAATAGGAAATTTACCTTATAATATAGCTACAGAATTAATCATATATTTATTCAGGTATGTTAATGTAATTGATGATATGCATTTTATGTTTCAAAAAGAAGTAGGCAGACGAATTTGTGCAGGCCCTAATAACAAAGAATACGGAAGACTAAGCATAATAACACAGTATCACTACAAAATTATTCCATTATTTAAAATACCAGCAACTTCTTTTGTTCCTATCCCAAAAGTAGAATCTTTAATGATGCGCTTCATTCCACACACGAATGCTCCTTACCCCATAATCGACGTAAAAAAACTATCTTTACTTACTAAATTAGCATTTAGACAAAGACGTAAAACTCTGCGCAACAGCTTATCTACATTTTTTAACCAAACAGAAATAATACAACAAGGAATAAATCCAACATTACGAGCAGAAAATATTACCATTAATCAATATTGTGCACTGACAGCTATATTAAATAACAAATAA